The proteins below are encoded in one region of Sedimentibacter sp. zth1:
- a CDS encoding 4'-phosphopantetheinyl transferase superfamily protein: MKNENITCYIYDVSQLNNEMVYEMIYKKLSDIEQWKDRIDMIKRYKFDEDKKRSMAAGILILSLMKQYGITNYELVRNDYGKPYFKESNGLFFNISHSGNYAVCSVGTEENGADIEKISSYDLDIAKKFFHNNEYKSIINSVNYPNEMFTRIWTLKESYIKAKGKGLAIPLNSFEIVPGDIVSRKENSFEAMQLLNSTYIIEKLSNEKLFFKEYYLSGYYISVCSTQPIHNKLNIINETIEF; encoded by the coding sequence ATGAAAAATGAAAATATAACTTGTTATATTTATGATGTTAGCCAATTAAACAATGAAATGGTATATGAAATGATATATAAAAAACTTAGTGATATAGAACAATGGAAAGATAGAATTGATATGATAAAGAGATATAAATTTGACGAAGATAAAAAACGTAGTATGGCTGCTGGAATTCTTATTTTAAGTTTAATGAAACAGTATGGAATAACTAACTATGAACTCGTAAGAAATGATTATGGTAAGCCTTATTTCAAAGAATCTAACGGATTATTTTTTAATATATCACATAGCGGAAATTATGCAGTTTGTTCAGTAGGAACAGAAGAAAATGGAGCAGATATAGAGAAAATATCTTCATATGATTTAGATATTGCAAAAAAGTTTTTTCATAACAATGAATACAAATCAATAATTAATTCAGTAAATTACCCTAATGAAATGTTTACAAGGATTTGGACTTTGAAGGAAAGTTATATAAAGGCAAAGGGAAAAGGATTAGCAATTCCATTAAATTCTTTTGAGATTGTGCCAGGAGATATAGTATCAAGAAAAGAAAATAGTTTTGAGGCAATGCAATTACTAAATTCAACATATATTATTGAAAAATTATCTAATGAGAAATTATTTTTTAAAGAATATTATCTGAGTGGTTATTATATATCAGTTTGTAGCACACAGCCTATACATAACAAATTAAATATTATTAATGAAACCATAGAATTTTAA
- a CDS encoding IS30 family transposase, with the protein MKNNQKHLTLSERIIIEQSLNEGKSLKSIANQLHKDPTTISKEVRKHRTIKLRKDTSRIIKCDNSKECNIKHLCSKANCNDLCKNCSKYINCRMICKDYKPKTCGKLNKAPYVCNNCKSLGSCTYERWIYVAKYSDDCYHELLSSSREGINQMPEDIQKLDTLISPLIKKGQSLSHIYANHKTDICCSRRTLYKYIDRQLFSAKNIDLPRKVKYKPRKSGTNSRNISRNYRIGRTYDDFNKFLENSPEISVVEMDTVEGQKGGKVLLTLLFRKSTFMLAFLMDNKTQQCVNNVFSMLVQRLGVKVFKRLFPVILTDNGSEFQDPKSIEYGQNKDKLTNVFYCDSNCSWQKGMIEKNHEYIRFIVPKGRSFDMYNKNDITLMINNINSTARDSLNGSTPFQLSQMLLDNSLHKKLSLQEIAPDNVVLKPTLLK; encoded by the coding sequence ATGAAAAACAATCAAAAACATCTAACTTTAAGTGAACGTATAATTATTGAACAATCATTAAACGAAGGTAAATCCTTAAAATCTATTGCAAATCAGCTACATAAAGACCCAACAACTATCTCAAAAGAAGTAAGAAAACATAGAACAATTAAGTTAAGAAAAGACACTTCAAGAATCATAAAGTGTGATAATTCTAAGGAGTGTAACATTAAACATTTATGTAGCAAAGCTAATTGTAATGATTTATGTAAAAACTGTAGTAAATATATTAATTGTAGGATGATTTGTAAAGATTACAAACCAAAGACATGTGGAAAGCTTAATAAAGCTCCTTATGTCTGCAACAACTGCAAAAGCTTAGGTAGCTGCACATATGAAAGATGGATTTATGTAGCTAAATATTCTGATGACTGCTATCATGAGTTGCTTAGTTCTTCAAGGGAAGGTATTAATCAAATGCCTGAAGATATACAAAAGCTTGATACCTTAATATCTCCTTTAATTAAGAAGGGACAGTCTCTTTCGCATATTTACGCTAATCATAAAACAGATATATGCTGTTCAAGAAGAACATTATATAAATATATTGATAGGCAGCTATTTTCTGCTAAAAATATTGATCTTCCAAGGAAAGTTAAATACAAACCACGAAAATCAGGTACAAATTCAAGAAATATTAGCAGAAACTACAGAATTGGTAGAACGTATGATGATTTCAATAAATTTTTAGAAAATAGTCCTGAGATTTCTGTTGTTGAAATGGATACTGTAGAAGGTCAAAAAGGTGGCAAGGTACTTCTTACCTTACTCTTTAGGAAATCAACATTTATGCTTGCCTTTTTAATGGATAATAAAACGCAGCAGTGCGTTAATAATGTGTTTAGTATGTTAGTTCAAAGACTTGGAGTCAAGGTCTTCAAAAGGCTTTTTCCTGTGATATTAACTGATAACGGAAGTGAGTTTCAAGATCCAAAATCTATAGAATACGGACAGAATAAAGATAAACTAACTAATGTATTTTATTGTGATTCCAACTGTTCATGGCAAAAAGGAATGATAGAAAAAAATCATGAGTATATTCGTTTTATTGTACCAAAAGGTAGATCATTTGACATGTATAATAAGAATGATATTACTCTAATGATTAATAATATCAATAGTACAGCAAGGGACAGTCTAAATGGAAGCACTCCATTTCAACTGTCCCAAATGCTACTTGATAATTCCTTACATAAAAAATTATCACTTCAGGAAATTGCTCCTGATAATGTAGTCTTAAAGCCTACATTACTAAAATAA
- a CDS encoding acyl-CoA dehydrogenase family protein → MNLEITKEQKDLRKEVINMARHNLNNDEYLEKYSSEMFDKIAEFGLLGITIGEEYGGLNESYLTAAIVFEALGYACKNNGLIFVVNNHIWVSQNLIYLYGSKELKDKYLLEMVEGKKIGAIAITEAESGTDALSMRTVAKYEGDYYVLNGSKMFISNGPIADVFVVYAVTEDGPKKKYTAFIVEKSFEGFKAGPDIEKMGLGACPTCEIIFNNCKVPKENVLGSYNKAGLIMTQALEWERCYEFVPHIGVMQRIMEQCIEHANTRKQFGKNIGEYQSISHRIAEMKTAIEMSRLMMYKIACIKDAKKSAYLETSIFKLFVSENYIKTCRDAMQIFGGYGYSKEYDFERELRDALACSIYSGTNEMQKNTIYSIASMSVF, encoded by the coding sequence ATGAATTTAGAAATAACCAAGGAACAAAAGGATTTGCGTAAGGAAGTAATTAATATGGCAAGACACAATCTTAATAATGACGAATACCTTGAAAAATACTCCTCAGAAATGTTTGATAAAATAGCTGAATTCGGACTTTTAGGAATTACTATTGGTGAAGAATATGGGGGACTAAATGAAAGCTATTTGACAGCGGCAATTGTATTTGAAGCTTTGGGATATGCTTGTAAGAATAATGGATTAATCTTTGTAGTTAATAATCACATATGGGTTTCGCAGAATTTAATTTATTTATATGGAAGTAAAGAATTAAAGGATAAATACTTGCTTGAAATGGTTGAGGGTAAAAAAATAGGTGCGATTGCAATTACAGAAGCAGAATCAGGAACAGATGCTTTAAGTATGAGAACTGTTGCTAAATATGAGGGCGACTATTATGTTCTCAATGGAAGTAAAATGTTTATTTCTAATGGACCAATTGCTGATGTATTTGTGGTATATGCAGTTACAGAGGATGGGCCAAAGAAGAAATATACAGCCTTTATTGTAGAGAAAAGTTTTGAGGGATTCAAGGCTGGTCCAGATATTGAAAAAATGGGACTTGGGGCATGTCCAACCTGTGAAATTATATTTAATAATTGTAAAGTGCCAAAGGAAAACGTTTTGGGAAGTTATAATAAGGCAGGATTAATTATGACACAAGCTTTAGAGTGGGAAAGATGTTATGAGTTTGTGCCGCATATTGGGGTGATGCAGAGAATAATGGAGCAGTGCATTGAGCATGCAAATACAAGAAAACAATTTGGGAAAAATATAGGAGAGTATCAGTCTATATCTCATAGAATTGCTGAAATGAAAACAGCGATAGAAATGTCAAGGCTAATGATGTATAAAATTGCATGCATAAAAGATGCAAAGAAGAGTGCATATTTAGAAACATCAATATTCAAATTGTTTGTCAGTGAGAATTATATAAAAACATGTAGAGATGCGATGCAGATATTTGGTGGATATGGTTATTCAAAGGAATATGACTTTGAAAGAGAATTAAGAGATGCACTTGCGTGTAGTATTTATTCTGGAACTAATGAAATGCAAAAGAATACTATTTATTCTATTGCTTCAATGTCTGTTTTTTAA
- a CDS encoding electron transfer flavoprotein subunit beta/FixA family protein: MNIAVCVKSVKSSMVYQNESMDETLTINPYDTFAINDILRIKKEIMESGQECNVSCLSMGVQSVKEILVRCIAMGADKGVLLSDIKFSGADTVATTYTLTEGIKKLDNPSIIVCGNKSIDGETGQVVYGIARRLNIHCVAGVNKIIEIDDEFVVLETVFEDSINILKVKLPVVISYNDFTTTHENISLIKLKKARRKNIDVFNAEDIGVSCDKCGITGSKTKVVNVASNLTRKVEKKIIESNPQDMAKTILQLIENNRAGG, translated from the coding sequence ATGAATATAGCGGTTTGTGTTAAATCAGTTAAGTCAAGCATGGTATATCAAAATGAAAGTATGGATGAAACACTAACAATTAATCCTTATGATACATTTGCTATAAATGACATCTTAAGGATAAAAAAGGAAATTATGGAATCTGGACAAGAATGTAATGTTTCATGTTTAAGCATGGGAGTTCAAAGCGTTAAAGAAATCCTTGTTAGATGTATTGCTATGGGAGCAGATAAAGGGGTGTTATTGTCAGATATAAAATTTAGTGGGGCAGATACTGTTGCAACAACATATACATTGACTGAGGGAATCAAAAAATTAGATAATCCTTCAATAATTGTTTGTGGAAACAAATCAATAGATGGAGAAACTGGTCAAGTTGTTTATGGAATTGCACGGCGTTTAAACATTCACTGCGTAGCTGGTGTGAACAAAATTATTGAGATTGATGATGAGTTTGTTGTGTTGGAAACCGTATTTGAGGATAGCATTAATATTCTAAAAGTAAAGCTTCCAGTTGTAATATCGTACAATGATTTTACAACTACACATGAAAATATCAGTTTAATTAAGTTGAAAAAAGCACGCAGAAAAAATATTGATGTTTTTAATGCTGAGGATATTGGCGTGTCTTGTGACAAATGCGGTATCACAGGTTCAAAAACCAAGGTAGTGAATGTTGCTTCGAATTTAACGAGGAAAGTTGAAAAGAAGATTATTGAGAGTAATCCTCAAGATATGGCAAAAACAATATTACAGCTTATAGAAAATAATAGAGCTGGGGGATAA
- a CDS encoding electron transfer flavoprotein subunit alpha/FixB family protein, with protein sequence MKKEIWAICDDMHTCNNGYFKGLVSKTASLAHEGGYIATAVCIGKFDKNEMGELFHYGLDKIVYCKNTNEILDDSYLKILEYAIKQKKPKMIMFPASEIGRKSAAYMSITFEAGLTAECIEISLDELNEFVYKRAAVNSSAIAKIKCVNCDIEMCTVKNNVFDEIFNENMNEINIEILKYDIDISKMDELVKKLSSESITIEKKVDISSARIVLAIGRGIKDKETIDLIFSLAKKLGAEVVGTRAAMEENTIEKFRQVGQSGISICPDIYVGFGITGASQHMVGIKNSKIIVAVNTDENAPIFNYADYVIVEDATVVLKEIEKSLI encoded by the coding sequence ATGAAGAAAGAAATATGGGCAATTTGTGATGATATGCACACTTGTAACAATGGTTATTTTAAAGGACTTGTAAGCAAAACAGCTTCTTTAGCACATGAGGGTGGATATATAGCTACAGCTGTTTGTATTGGCAAGTTTGATAAGAATGAAATGGGTGAGCTATTTCATTATGGATTGGATAAAATTGTTTATTGTAAAAATACAAATGAAATTTTAGATGATTCATATTTAAAAATTCTTGAGTATGCTATTAAGCAGAAAAAACCAAAAATGATAATGTTTCCAGCTTCAGAGATTGGAAGAAAATCAGCTGCTTATATGTCTATAACATTTGAGGCAGGGTTAACAGCTGAATGTATAGAAATTAGTTTAGATGAGTTAAATGAATTTGTTTATAAGCGTGCAGCTGTAAATTCCTCAGCAATAGCAAAGATAAAGTGTGTTAATTGTGATATTGAAATGTGCACCGTTAAAAATAACGTTTTTGATGAAATTTTCAATGAAAATATGAACGAGATAAACATTGAAATTTTAAAATACGATATTGATATAAGCAAAATGGACGAATTGGTAAAAAAGCTATCGAGTGAGTCTATCACAATTGAAAAAAAGGTTGATATATCTTCTGCAAGGATTGTTCTTGCAATAGGAAGAGGAATAAAAGACAAAGAAACTATTGACTTAATATTTAGCCTTGCGAAAAAGTTAGGGGCAGAAGTAGTTGGAACAAGGGCAGCGATGGAAGAAAATACTATTGAAAAATTTAGACAGGTTGGACAATCAGGTATTAGTATATGTCCAGATATTTATGTAGGATTTGGAATAACAGGAGCAAGTCAGCATATGGTTGGTATAAAGAACTCTAAAATAATAGTTGCAGTAAATACTGATGAAAATGCTCCGATTTTTAATTATGCAGATTATGTAATAGTTGAAGATGCGACAGTAGTTTTAAAGGAAATTGAAAAATCTTTAATTTAA
- a CDS encoding ABC transporter permease, which produces MIYKIILRNAVKKKIRTCLIVLTLMFVMCITFVTIGASNITEKVVLETSKKYSGNSDYKITAKEKSDYLSFNINQNNNYEYIIGFVDIKCTYEKNNVLMLRGAELLDVERVWEINNLNKQIGDSFNGNVAIVSDYFLDKYNITVGSEITVTVNGINSKLKIIGAMKPKGLFINDGELEYVLVPRDYLQTRLGYDNRVNIAFVKVYNNNENSLADLTNEYPDCEVEYSIIQSNIDTAVNIQTSTYKILSLIVIILSIVIIMSIFKVISYERMADIAIIRSLGGNKKRCNRILIFEGVFYSLVASVLGSIVEIASMYAIVNVTMPESLSNLDITIKFLPIQFILPCIITIGVAVISCIIPTLQITKRSIKNLLFKIEEKKKRKLSKIKLIISLIFVLIPLTFDRNLISSNKMLFEILFISMLVIGFILVTEFVVYFCCEALRYIFGKLSKDIAYISIQNIKNNVNFVTDIKLLVVSLACFLLTFSVVNNVEDNVSDLYRDNAKFDAFVWYESSESQSDIENLINSSGYSYRMYTSDFSYGHDICNTEFSFEKIQSVDSTIYYEFWNVNLSENIDVNELLSKLNKGRNIIITKVMLERLNINVGDSIDVMFGDKCISYKVIGAVDSLNSNGNNGYISDKYFFQDVNSVYYKDTSLYSEGDSSESLKMLKNILSEKKVKIMSVDEMQSENYESYSGIYFMLKVLTVMILVLCLIGMTNNRIVNFIQRKKLFCIERSIGMSKKQLALMLVLEAISSGFVGGIIAMILGNMLILVVPYFIKSIGQIMSINISFMLSCICVGLGVILSTITSILLVQKSFKISIIEEIKQE; this is translated from the coding sequence GTGATATATAAGATTATACTGAGAAATGCTGTTAAAAAGAAGATTAGAACATGTCTGATAGTGTTAACATTGATGTTTGTTATGTGTATAACATTTGTTACAATTGGAGCAAGCAATATTACAGAAAAGGTTGTACTTGAAACAAGCAAGAAATATTCGGGAAATTCTGATTATAAAATAACTGCAAAAGAAAAAAGTGATTATTTATCGTTTAATATAAATCAGAACAACAATTACGAATATATTATAGGATTTGTTGATATTAAATGTACCTATGAAAAAAATAATGTATTAATGTTGCGTGGAGCAGAGCTTTTAGATGTTGAAAGAGTTTGGGAAATTAATAATTTGAATAAACAGATAGGTGATAGCTTTAATGGTAATGTAGCTATTGTTAGTGATTATTTTTTGGATAAATATAATATTACTGTTGGCAGTGAAATAACTGTAACAGTTAATGGAATTAATTCTAAACTAAAAATTATAGGAGCAATGAAACCAAAGGGGTTATTTATAAATGATGGTGAACTTGAATATGTGCTTGTTCCAAGAGATTATCTTCAAACAAGATTAGGTTATGATAATAGAGTAAATATAGCATTTGTTAAGGTGTATAATAATAATGAAAATTCATTAGCAGATTTAACAAATGAATATCCAGACTGTGAAGTTGAATATTCAATTATTCAAAGTAACATTGACACTGCAGTAAATATTCAGACGAGTACATACAAAATATTAAGTTTAATTGTTATAATTTTAAGCATAGTTATTATAATGTCAATATTTAAGGTCATTTCGTATGAAAGAATGGCTGACATAGCTATTATTAGAAGTCTTGGAGGTAATAAGAAAAGATGTAATAGGATTTTGATTTTTGAAGGTGTTTTTTATAGTCTGGTTGCAAGTGTTTTAGGAAGTATAGTTGAAATTGCTTCAATGTATGCCATTGTAAATGTAACAATGCCTGAAAGCCTTTCGAATTTAGATATTACAATAAAATTTTTACCAATCCAATTTATTTTACCATGTATTATAACAATTGGGGTTGCGGTGATTTCGTGTATTATTCCTACTCTTCAAATAACAAAAAGGTCTATTAAAAATCTTTTGTTTAAAATAGAGGAAAAAAAGAAAAGAAAGTTATCAAAAATAAAATTAATTATTAGTTTAATTTTTGTATTAATACCACTAACATTTGATAGAAATCTAATTTCATCTAATAAAATGCTGTTTGAAATATTATTCATATCAATGCTTGTTATAGGATTTATTTTAGTAACAGAGTTTGTTGTTTATTTTTGTTGTGAGGCATTAAGATATATTTTTGGTAAGCTTTCTAAGGATATAGCTTATATTTCAATTCAAAATATAAAAAATAATGTTAATTTTGTGACAGATATTAAGCTTTTAGTTGTCAGTCTTGCATGCTTTTTACTTACATTTTCAGTAGTAAATAATGTTGAGGATAACGTATCTGACTTATATAGAGACAATGCCAAATTTGATGCTTTTGTATGGTATGAATCAAGTGAATCACAGTCAGATATTGAAAATTTAATTAACTCATCTGGTTATTCTTATAGAATGTATACCTCGGATTTTAGTTATGGTCATGATATTTGCAATACAGAGTTTTCTTTTGAAAAGATACAAAGTGTTGATAGCACAATATATTATGAGTTTTGGAATGTAAATCTTTCTGAAAATATAGATGTTAATGAGTTATTAAGTAAGCTTAATAAAGGACGCAATATTATTATTACAAAAGTTATGCTTGAAAGATTAAATATTAATGTTGGTGATAGCATTGATGTTATGTTTGGAGATAAATGTATTTCGTATAAAGTAATTGGAGCGGTCGATTCTCTTAATAGTAATGGGAATAATGGTTATATTTCAGATAAATATTTTTTTCAAGATGTTAATAGTGTTTATTATAAAGATACATCTTTATATAGTGAAGGAGATTCAAGTGAGTCGTTAAAAATGCTTAAAAATATTTTAAGCGAAAAAAAAGTTAAAATAATGTCCGTCGATGAAATGCAAAGTGAAAATTATGAATCTTACAGTGGAATTTATTTTATGCTTAAGGTTTTAACGGTAATGATTTTAGTTTTATGTTTAATAGGAATGACAAATAACAGAATAGTTAATTTTATTCAACGAAAAAAGCTATTTTGTATTGAACGCTCTATTGGAATGAGTAAGAAGCAATTAGCATTGATGCTTGTACTGGAAGCAATATCAAGCGGTTTTGTGGGTGGTATAATCGCAATGATTTTAGGAAATATGCTTATTTTAGTTGTTCCATATTTTATAAAATCCATTGGCCAAATTATGTCTATTAATATTTCCTTTATGCTATCCTGTATATGTGTAGGTTTGGGAGTGATATTATCAACGATTACTTCAATATTACTTGTACAAAAGAGCTTTAAGATAAGCATTATTGAGGAAATAAAACAAGAATAG
- a CDS encoding ABC transporter ATP-binding protein — MSFAVETVNLCKEYGNGNNVSKILRGINLTIEEAKFVSIMGPSGSGKSTLLYLIGGIDTITSGQVKIFGEDIKNMNDDKKSILRRREISFIFQFYNLIPTLSVIENVMLPLALDNKKLKDYKEKAEELLEIVGLEDRIKYMPAELSGGQQQRVAIARALINDPKIILADEPIGNLDSKSGIDVLELLKKINEEKKKTIVMVTHSTESSEYANMRINLKDGKIS; from the coding sequence ATGAGTTTTGCAGTAGAAACCGTAAATTTGTGCAAGGAATATGGAAATGGTAATAATGTTTCTAAAATATTAAGAGGAATAAATCTAACTATTGAGGAAGCAAAATTTGTGTCAATCATGGGGCCCTCAGGTTCTGGGAAAAGCACATTGCTATATTTGATTGGAGGAATTGATACTATTACATCTGGTCAGGTAAAAATATTCGGTGAAGATATAAAAAATATGAACGATGATAAGAAAAGTATTTTAAGAAGGCGTGAAATAAGTTTTATTTTTCAATTTTATAATTTAATTCCAACCTTATCTGTTATAGAAAATGTTATGCTTCCACTTGCTTTAGATAATAAAAAGTTAAAAGACTATAAGGAAAAAGCTGAAGAGCTTCTTGAGATTGTTGGATTAGAGGATAGAATTAAGTATATGCCTGCTGAGCTTTCTGGAGGGCAACAACAGCGAGTGGCAATAGCAAGAGCACTAATAAATGACCCTAAAATAATATTAGCTGATGAGCCAATAGGAAATCTTGATTCTAAAAGTGGTATAGATGTTTTGGAACTTCTAAAAAAAATAAATGAAGAAAAGAAAAAAACAATTGTGATGGTAACACACTCAACTGAATCCAGTGAATATGCGAATATGAGAATTAACTTAAAGGATGGGAAAATTAGTTGA
- a CDS encoding HlyD family efflux transporter periplasmic adaptor subunit: MKKTKVIVLIALSLAMLVVTACDNGKEVEQEVITAKEVDTITFDGTVKSKEEKTYFSLDVGKVSAINYKVGEIVKKGDVLIEYTCLDDSSKSEQIISDIDEGVVTSINVVEGQAINNQAAIITVSDKNQYCIISNVLENFVVDISVGGKVKIIPNADKSKEYIGTINSISDTAYLKNNGDTVVDVEILVDNIDSSLKLGYTVKVSVE, translated from the coding sequence ATGAAAAAAACAAAGGTTATTGTATTAATTGCTTTAAGTTTGGCAATGTTAGTCGTAACTGCTTGTGATAATGGTAAAGAAGTAGAGCAGGAGGTAATAACTGCGAAAGAGGTGGATACTATAACATTTGATGGTACTGTTAAATCTAAAGAAGAAAAAACATATTTTTCATTAGATGTTGGTAAGGTATCAGCTATTAACTATAAGGTAGGAGAAATTGTTAAAAAAGGTGATGTGCTTATTGAATATACATGTTTGGACGATTCATCAAAATCAGAACAGATTATTAGTGATATTGATGAGGGAGTAGTTACGAGTATAAATGTGGTCGAGGGTCAAGCTATTAACAATCAAGCTGCAATAATAACTGTTTCAGATAAAAATCAGTATTGTATTATTTCAAATGTATTAGAAAATTTTGTAGTTGATATTTCAGTAGGGGGAAAAGTTAAAATAATTCCTAATGCAGATAAGTCAAAAGAGTACATTGGAACAATAAACAGTATTTCTGACACGGCGTATTTAAAAAATAATGGTGATACAGTTGTCGATGTAGAAATTTTAGTAGACAATATTGATAGCTCACTGAAATTGGGTTATACAGTTAAAGTAAGTGTGGAATAG
- a CDS encoding cyclic peptide export ABC transporter, translated as MEKYFGIGVVALCIIIGAIFTFQIMVALIDIFKRERKFKRGILSKLKTFACVGLYTLVGLATFYNIKQSDLNLYSKIKEYILVVFIIYCIFIVYYLITSWFTKKELRLFSVILVGLLGSLGYAFIMFIIDLVIQGNTKNYYIWYFIFAMVTYIYAQKITRSSIITFTNNKVCDFRKKLFDLVLNTSHEKLENTDVGRVYTCINNDMEILSSSMRDVVTVITNILTIVVCFIYLAILSLKCFIFAIIFVIVSFLLQLIYVRFQEKIFSLLMKIQHKVYNFLDSLIKGHKELAINSLKKKEFIGDVYEVNGQYMKTRISAENKMTNIFVLGQSLLYVVIGLVIFIFPIIFNDVDSQVLQSYALIFLFIISPVSYLVDLAPRAMQAKVSYFRIKEIISELQINANSINQIDIEYQHNVNKIELKNVTYAYKNNSDESSFKIGPINCDIESNKINFIIGSNGSGKSTLVKVITGLYEENEGEILINGKKALATERCELFSAIYSDYYLFKKLYGMNIEGKEAEIDYYLKQLRIDDKIKINNKELSTIELSSGQRKRIALLLCYLDNKDIYVFDEWAADQDIIFRDFFYKKLLPQMKEEGKTIIAITHDDRYFDIADNIICMDMGKLTEEKSIWKK; from the coding sequence ATGGAAAAATATTTTGGTATTGGTGTAGTTGCTTTATGTATAATTATTGGAGCAATATTTACTTTTCAAATAATGGTAGCTTTAATTGATATTTTTAAAAGGGAGAGGAAGTTCAAGCGAGGGATACTATCAAAACTTAAGACATTTGCTTGTGTTGGTTTATATACGCTTGTTGGATTAGCTACATTTTATAATATAAAACAGAGTGACCTTAATTTGTATTCAAAGATTAAGGAATACATTTTAGTAGTATTTATTATTTATTGTATCTTTATTGTATATTATTTAATTACAAGCTGGTTTACTAAAAAAGAGCTTAGACTATTTTCTGTCATTTTAGTCGGATTATTAGGGTCTTTAGGTTATGCATTCATTATGTTTATAATAGATTTGGTTATACAAGGTAATACGAAAAATTATTACATATGGTATTTTATATTCGCTATGGTTACATATATTTACGCACAAAAAATAACCAGAAGCAGTATAATTACATTTACAAATAATAAGGTATGCGATTTTAGAAAAAAGCTTTTTGATCTTGTTCTTAACACTTCTCACGAAAAGCTTGAAAATACTGATGTTGGAAGAGTATATACTTGTATTAACAATGATATGGAAATATTAAGCAGCTCGATGAGGGATGTTGTTACTGTAATTACTAATATATTAACAATTGTAGTTTGTTTTATATACCTTGCGATATTAAGCTTGAAGTGTTTTATTTTTGCAATAATATTTGTTATTGTATCATTTTTACTACAGCTAATTTATGTTAGATTTCAGGAAAAAATTTTTTCATTACTTATGAAAATACAGCATAAAGTATATAATTTTTTAGATTCATTAATTAAGGGGCACAAGGAATTGGCTATTAATAGTTTGAAAAAGAAAGAATTTATTGGTGATGTGTACGAAGTTAACGGACAGTATATGAAGACAAGGATTTCAGCTGAAAATAAAATGACAAATATATTTGTTTTAGGACAAAGTCTTTTGTATGTAGTTATTGGGTTAGTAATATTTATATTTCCGATAATATTTAATGATGTTGATAGTCAAGTTCTTCAGTCGTATGCTTTAATTTTCCTATTTATAATTAGTCCAGTAAGTTACCTTGTGGATTTAGCTCCAAGAGCTATGCAAGCCAAAGTAAGCTATTTTAGAATTAAAGAAATTATTTCAGAGCTTCAGATTAATGCTAACTCAATTAATCAAATTGATATAGAGTATCAACATAATGTTAATAAAATAGAACTTAAAAATGTTACTTATGCATACAAAAACAATTCTGATGAAAGTAGCTTTAAAATAGGGCCAATTAATTGTGATATTGAAAGCAATAAAATTAATTTTATAATTGGTAGTAATGGTAGTGGTAAATCTACGCTCGTAAAAGTGATTACAGGTCTTTATGAAGAGAACGAGGGCGAAATACTAATAAATGGGAAAAAAGCTTTAGCAACTGAAAGATGTGAATTATTCTCTGCAATATATAGTGATTATTATTTATTTAAAAAGCTGTATGGAATGAATATTGAGGGTAAAGAAGCAGAGATTGATTATTATTTAAAGCAACTTAGAATTGATGATAAGATAAAAATAAACAATAAAGAGTTGTCTACAATTGAATTATCAAGTGGTCAGAGGAAGAGAATAGCATTACTGCTTTGTTATCTTGACAATAAGGATATATATGTATTTGATGAATGGGCTGCTGACCAAGATATTATTTTTAGAGATTTCTTTTACAAGAAATTGCTGCCTCAGATGAAAGAAGAAGGGAAAACTATTATAGCTATTACACATGATGATAGATATTTTGATATTGCTGATAATATTATTTGTATGGACATGGGCAAATTGACTGAGGAGAAAAGTATATGGAAAAAGTAA